The following DNA comes from Fundidesulfovibrio putealis DSM 16056.
GGAAGAAGGCCAGGGCGTCGGCGAACCTGCTGCCGTGCTCGAATCCAAGCAGGTCGTAGACCACGGACTGGGCCAGCGGCTCCAGGACAGCGTACAGGCCGATCCACAGGCCAAGCGCCGGAACGCCCCACAGGACGAAGCGCCTGAGCGCGGCCTTGTCCGCCTGGAGCGCTGCCACGCCGTCGTCTGCCGGGGGCTCTCCGGCGCAGGGTCCCCCCAGGGGACGCAGCACCGGCCCCTGCGCGTCCAGGCCGGACAATGGGCGTAATTCTTTCATGTTCATGCCAGCTTGCGTTTCGTCGTGTCGTCAGTCCACTCCGCCATCAGCTCGCGGACCTTGTCCCTGATGGCGTCGCGGATCTTGCGGACCTCTGCCAGCTTCTCTTCATGGGTCCCGGCCAGGGCTGCCGGGTCGGTGAAGGGGATGTGCAGCCGCCGGGTCACGCCGGGGAAGATCGGGCACTGCCCCTCGCGCGCGTCGTCGCACACCGTGACCACGTAGTCGAAGATGCGCCCGGACTTGTACAGGTCGAACACGCTCTTGGAGCGGTTGGCCGAAATGTCCAGCCCCTCTTCGGCCATGGCCTCTATCACCAGGGCGTTTATCTCTCCGGGCTCGAACCCGGCGCTCTCGGCCAGGAAAGCCCCCTCGGCCAGGGAGTTCATGAAGGCTTCGGCCATCTGGCTGCGGGCCGAGTTATGGACGCAGATGAACAGGACTCTTTTCGCGTGAACCATGGGACACCTCACTACTTGATCGGTCACTTGCCGGGTTTCGCGGAACACAGGTTCTCCCGGCGGATATCCTCCAGGCCGCCCAGCATCAGGGCGACCTCCGGATCGTCCTCCAGCCACGTCTTCAGGTGCCCGATGAGCGTCCGCGCGTATTCGGTTTCCCCGGCGGCCAGCGAGTAGTTGACCCACTGCCCCTCCTTGGCGCTCTCCACGATTCCGGCCTCCTCAAGCACCTTGAGGTGGCTGGAGACCGTGGGCTGCGCGATCCCCAAGGCGGCCTGAAGCTCACACACGCACATACGCCGCCTTTGCAGCATTTTGATGATCTTCACCCGGTTGGGGTCGGACAGGGCCTTCATGAGGCGGACGAACGGCTTCATAGTTCTATCTCCATATTTGAATCTACCGATATACCTGCCCTGGGCAGGTGTCAACCACCTCCAGTGAAACAGGTGCGGTTCTTTCCAACCCACGCCCCGATGCAAGGAAAACGTCAGGGCCATCCTGCTATCATGCGACACCACACGGTTCCTGCCCCGCAGAACCCCGAGGGCCAGTCCGGCCCGACCCGGCCGCAACCCCAAACGCAAGGATTCGTCTCATGCACCACCGTATGTTGCCGATGGCCTGCCTGCTCGCGTCCTGCGCCCCACAGCGTTCCAAGGCCAAGCCCGCAGCCGAAGCGCAGGCCAGGGGCGAGAAATCCCTGCCCCTCCCACCCTCTCCCGCTATCGCCGGAACAGCGCAAGAATCCGCCTGCGTTGACAATAAACTATGAAAGACGTAGAAAATAGAATACGGTCACAATCAGGAATGTTCCTCAATACGGCGAGGGAGATACATGAAAAGTCCACTCCGCAGTTTGCTCGTCATGGCCACGTGCCTATGTCTTCTTCCCCTGTTGGGTGGATGCAACGAGATGGTTCTTTTCAATCCCAAAGGACCCATTGGGGAATCTGAAAAATACATCATCCTCATTGCATTCGTGCTGATGCTGATCATAGTGATTCCAGTCATCGTCATGTCCATCGTTTTCCCCCTGAAATACAGGGAATCCAACACGAAGGCTCCGTATGAACCCAACTGGAGTTATTCAAGAAAACTTGAAATAATCATGTGGGTCATCCCATTTATTATCGTCTTTATTCTTTCCGCAATCCTCTGGCGGGAGACGCACCGCCTGGACCCGTACAAGCCGCTCGAAAGCAATGCGAAACCACTTAACGTGGAAGTCGTCAGCCTGGACTGGAAATGGCTGTTCATCTATCCCGAGCACAACATCGCCGTGGTCAACCAGTTCGTATTCCCTGAGAAAGTGCCCTTGAGCTTCAAGATAACCTCGGACACGGTCATGACCTCCTTTTTCATCCCCCAGCTTGGCAGCCAGATCTATGCCATGGCCGGGATGACCACCCGCCTGCACCTCATGGCGGACGAACAGGGGGAATACACGGGGCAGAACCAGCAATTCAGCGGCGCGGGCTTTCCGGACATGAGCTTCAACGCCAAGGCCACGTCGCAGGCATCATTCGACTCCTGGGTGCAGCAGGTCAGGCAGTCGCCGACCAGGCTTGATTCCGCCCGCTTCGCCGAGCTGCGCAAACCCGGCGTCAGCCAGTCCGTCATCTATTATTCCTCGATAGAGCCCGGGCTGTTCGAGCATATCGTCAACCAGTACAATCCGATGACACGCGGTTCGAACGTCATGGGCGGCGCGGCCCATTCCGGACACGGGAACTAAGCTGGCATGGAGGTCGGTGGAATGTTGGGAAAACTGAGCCTGTCTGCAATACCGTACCATGACCACATCGTCATGGGGGCCGTTTACGGTTCTCTCCTGGCCGGATTCGTGATCATCGTCCTGATAACGTATTTCAAAAAATGGCCGTATCTCTGGAAAGAATGGCTCACCACGGTGGACCACAAGAAGATCGGCATCATGTACATCATCCTGGCCATGGTCATGCTGCTGCGCGGCTTCTCCGACGCCATCATGATGCGGGCCCAGCAGGCCATGGCCCTGGGCGCGAACCCCGGTTTCCTGCCCCCGGACCACTTCAACCAGGTGTTCAGCGCCCACGGCACCATCATGATCCTGTTCATGGCCATGCCGTTCCTGTCGGGCCTCATGAACATCGTGGTGCCCCAGCAGATCGGCGCGCGCGACGTGGCCTTCCCCTTCCTGAACGCGGTCAGCCTGTGGCTCTCCGCGGCCGGGGCCATGCTGGTCATGGTTTCGTTGGGCGTGGGCGAGTTCTCCAGGGCCGGGTGGTCGGGCTACACGCCCCTGTCGGGACTGGCCTACAGCCCGGACACCGGGGTGGACTACTGGATCTGGTCGCTCCAGATATCCGGGGCGGGCACGCTGCTCACCGGGATAAACTTCCTGGCCACCATCCTGAAGATGCGCGCGCCGGGCATGACGCTCATGCGCATGCCGCTCTTCACCTGGACCGCAGTCTTCACCAACGTGCTCATCATCTTCGCCTTCCCCATGCTGACCGTGGCCCTGGCGCTCCTGACCCTGGACCGCTACTGCGGCATGCACTTCTTCACCAACGACATGGGCGGCAACACCATGATGTACATCAACCTCTTCTGGACCTGGGGCCACCCGGAGGTTTACATCGTCATCCTGCCCGCCTTCGGCATCTTCTCCGAAGTGGTGGCCACATTCTCCCGCAAGAAGCTCTTCGGCTACCACTCGCTGGTGTACGCCACCGGCGCCATCATGTTCCTGTCCTTCGCGGTCTGGGTGCACCACTTCTTCACCATGGGCACCAGCGCCAACGTCAACATCTTCTTCGGCATCTCTACCATGCTGATCGCCATCCCCACGGGCGTGAAGGTCTTCAACTGGCTCTTCACCATGTATCGAGGCCGGGTGCGGATCACCACGCCGCTCCTGTGGACGCTGGGCTTTCTCTCCACGTTCGTCATCGGCGGCCTGACCGGCGTGCTGCTCTCCATGCCCCCGGCGGACTACGTGCTCCACAACAGCATGTTTCTGATCGCCCACTTCCACAACATGCTGGTGCCGGGCGTGCTGTTCGGCTTCATGGCGGGCTACGCCTACTGGTTCCCCAAGGCCATCGGCTTCCGGCTGAACGAGACCTGGGGCAAATTCTCCTTCTGGTTCTGGCTGAGCGGCTTCTACCTGGCCTTCATCCCGCTCTACATCCTGGGCTTCATGGGCATGCCCCGGCGCATGCAGCATTACGACAACCCTGCCTGGCAGCCCTACCTCATCGTGGCCGCCATCGGCACGCTGCTCATCCTGCTGGGCATAGGCTGCATGGTCATGCAGCTCTTGGTGAGCATCCGCGACCGCCGCGCCAACCGTGACCTGACCGGCGACGCCTGGGACGGACGCACCCTGGAGTGGCTGACCGCGTCCCCGCCCGCAGTCTACAACTTCGCCGTGGTCCCGGTGGTGGAGGATCTCGACGCCTTCTGGGACATGAAGCAGAAAGGCACGGCCTACCTGAAGCCGGACCGCTACGAAGACATCGAGATGCCCAAAAACAACCCCTACGGGCTGGCTGTGGGCGTCGTCTGCTTCGTCTTCGGATTCGCCATGATCTGGCATATCTGGTGGATGGCCGGTGTGAGCTTCCTGGCCCTGATCGCCACGGTGATCGCCAGAGCCTGCAACGACGACACCCACGAGATCATCCCCGCCGCCGAGGTGGAACGCATCGAGGGGCTGCGCTCCCAGGGGATGGCGTGAACATGGCGTCCCTGAAGGATAAACGAGATACACACTGCCGCTTCGCGGGGGGGTGCGCATAATGCAGACGCAATCTTCGGCCATGCCCGAACACGAGGTCCACGACACGGCGCAGACCCAGGCGCTGGGGTTCTGGCTCTATCTCATGAGCGATCTGGTGATGTTTTCCGGCCTGTTCGCGACGTATGTGGTCATGGCCCACAACTACGCGGGAGGCCCCACCGGCAAGGAGCTCTTCAACCTGACCGACGCCCTGCTGGAAACCATGCTGCTGCTGTTCAGCAGCGTGGCCTTTGGCCTGGGCATGGTGGGCATGCACAAGGGCGACAAGCGCATGCTCCTGGCCGGGCTCGCGGCGGCGCTCCTTTTGGGGCTCGGGTTCGTCGGCATGGAGGCGGCGGAGTTCAGCCACATGATAAGCCAGGGAGCCGGGCCGCAGCGCAGCGGATTCCTTTCGGCGTTCTTCACCTTGGTCGGCACCCACGGCCTGCACGTGTCCTTCGGCATTCTCTGGATGGTGGTCATGATGGCGCAGATAGCCACCAAGGGGCTTACCGCCCCGGTGCAGGCGCGGCTGGTGCGCCTGGGCATGTTCTGGCACTTCCTGGACATCGTCTGGATCTGCCTGTTCAGCATCGTGTACCTGATGGGGGTCCTCTAAATGAGCCAGACACACCAGAACAACGCTGGAGCGGGCAGCGGTTCAATCAAGTCCTACGCGACGGGCTTCATCCTCTCGCTCGTGCTCACAGCCATCCCATTCTTCCTGGTCATGAACGGGACGCTTTCCCACTCGGGCACGGTCTTCTGCATCTTCGCCACGGCGGTCTTGCAGATTTTCGTGCAGCTGCACTATTTCCTGCACCTGGACACATCGTCGGCCATGTATTGGAACCTCATGTCCCTGCTGTTCACTTTTTTCATCATCTTCCTCTTCGTGGGCGGTTCGATATGGATCATGCACAGTATGCATTACAGGATGTAAGATCGCAGGATGTGCTCAGGAATTATTTCCTTGTCACGAAACCGCGCCTGGTTGCAGCCAACCTGATCTCTGCGGCTGGAGGATTCTTTCTTGCAGCACAGGGGCACGTGTCAGCCGTGCTGTTTCTGTCCCTCATGGCCGGGATGTCCTGCATCGTCGCTTCCGGGTGCGTGCTGAACAACTACATCGACAGGTACATTGACAGGGGCATGGCCAGGACGCGCGGGCGCGCCCTGGCCACGGGGGCGATCTCGCTTCGCGGGAGCCTCGTCTACGCCGCAGCCCTGGGTCTTGCAGGAGCTGCCATACTGTTGTCCGGGACGAACGCGCTGTGCGCTGTCATCGCGCTGTTGGGCTTCGTAGTCTATGTGTGCGTGTACAGCCTGTACCTGAAACGCAATTCCGCCTACAGCACGGTCATCGGGAGCCTTGCCGGAGCGGCGCCGCCTCTCGCCGCCTATTGCGCCGTCAGAAACGACTTCGACCTGGGGGCCTTGATCGTCCTGGGCATCTTCAGCCTGTGGCAGATACCGCATTCGTACGCCATCACCATCTTCCGCTACAACGACTACGCAGCGGTGAGCATCCCCGTGATGCCCGTCAAAGCAGGCATCGCCGCCACCAAGAAGCACATCGTCTGGCACATCGCCGCGTTCATCCTGGCGGCGCAGCTGCTGACGGTCTTCGGATACGCGGGCTACGCCTACCTCGCCGTGTCCACCGTGCTGGGCCTGTGCTGGCTGGCCACGGCCCTGCACGGCTACCGGGCGGACGACGACCGCGCCTGGGCCAGGAGGGTGTACCTGTTTTCCATCCTGACCATCTTCATTCTGAGCGTGATGATGTCCGTCGATTTCGCGAGGCCCGTCGTCTAGCAGAGTTCGAACGCCGCCCGGCCGGACAAAACCAGGGAACTCCCGCCTTTCCAAAGCACCAGCGCTTGGATAGACTCGCGACATGCCCTCAAGGATTCGCATCGTCATCTCGGCCCTGGCCGTCATTCTCGCGGTCTGGTCCGGCGGCCCGGCACAGGCCGAGGCCCTGAAAAAGGCCTCGCTCATCCCCCAGTGGGAGCCCCAGGCCCAGTTCGCCGGGTACTACGTGGCCAAAGCCAAGGGGTTCTACGAGAAGCGCGGCGTGGACATGGACATCCTGCGCGGCGGTCCGTCCAGCCCGCCCTCGAAGCTGCTGGCCGAGGGCAAGGCCCTGTTCGGGACCATGTTCCTGGCCTCCGCCGTCATGGAGCGCTCCAAAGGCCTTGAGCTGGTCAATCTGGCCCAGGTGATGCGCGGGTCCACCTTCCTGCTGGTGGCGCGAAAATCGGGCAACATAACCCGGCCCAAAGATTTCAACGGCAAGCGGGTCAGCCTGTGGGGCAAGGAATTCAGCCTCCAGGCCGAGGAGTTCTTCAAGAACGCCGGGGTGCAGGTGCAGCGGCTGCCCCAGGGCTTCACGGTGGACCTCTTCCTGCGGGGCGGGGTGGATGTCGTCTCCGCCATGTATTACAATGAATACCACGTGCTGCTGAACTCCGGGCTGGACCCGGAGGACCTGACGCTTTTCCCCCTGCGCGACTACGGGCTCGACTACCCGGAAGACGGCATCTACTGCCTGGATTCCACGCTCAAGGCCGATCCGGAACTGTGCTCCGCCGTGGCTGACGCGAGCCTCGAGGGCTGGCGCTACGCCTTCGAGCACCCCGAGGAGGCCCTGGACATCGTGATGGGCCACGTGGAGGCGGCGCGGCTGCCCACCAACCGCATGCACCAGAAATGGATGCTGGAGCGCCTGCGCGAGGCCATGCTGCCCACGGCGGGACGCCAGGGGCCGGGGCCGCTGCTGGCGGGCGAGTTCGAGGCCGTATCGCGGACCCTGGCCAAGGCCGGGCTGCTGCAAAATCCCGTGAGCTTCGAGGAGTTCCATGTCCCGCCCAGATAGCCAGTTCCAGGGGCGGGGCCTCGGCTTCAAGCTGTCCCTGTTGATCCTGACCTGCACCGCAGCCATCTTCCTGGCCGCTTTCGTCTATTCCCACTACTCCTCCAAGCAGACCCTGATGAAAGAGGCCAGTGCGGACGCCGCCAACCTGACCCTGGCCAGCATCCGCAAGATCGAGACCACGCTGGCCTCGGTGGAGGAGGTTCCGGGATTCCTGGCCTTCACCTACGGCAAGGGAACGCCCACGCCGCTGGCCATCAAACAGGACCTCACGGGTTTCGTGCTCTTCAACCGCGCCGTGTTCGGGGCCTGCGTGGCCTACGCGCCCTATGCCTATTACGCCGGGACGCGCCTCTTCGCGCCCTATGCCTACAAGTCCGAAGGCA
Coding sequences within:
- a CDS encoding arsenate reductase ArsC, whose translation is MVHAKRVLFICVHNSARSQMAEAFMNSLAEGAFLAESAGFEPGEINALVIEAMAEEGLDISANRSKSVFDLYKSGRIFDYVVTVCDDAREGQCPIFPGVTRRLHIPFTDPAALAGTHEEKLAEVRKIRDAIRDKVRELMAEWTDDTTKRKLA
- a CDS encoding ArsR/SmtB family transcription factor, whose protein sequence is MKPFVRLMKALSDPNRVKIIKMLQRRRMCVCELQAALGIAQPTVSSHLKVLEEAGIVESAKEGQWVNYSLAAGETEYARTLIGHLKTWLEDDPEVALMLGGLEDIRRENLCSAKPGK
- the cyoA gene encoding ubiquinol oxidase subunit II; the protein is MATCLCLLPLLGGCNEMVLFNPKGPIGESEKYIILIAFVLMLIIVIPVIVMSIVFPLKYRESNTKAPYEPNWSYSRKLEIIMWVIPFIIVFILSAILWRETHRLDPYKPLESNAKPLNVEVVSLDWKWLFIYPEHNIAVVNQFVFPEKVPLSFKITSDTVMTSFFIPQLGSQIYAMAGMTTRLHLMADEQGEYTGQNQQFSGAGFPDMSFNAKATSQASFDSWVQQVRQSPTRLDSARFAELRKPGVSQSVIYYSSIEPGLFEHIVNQYNPMTRGSNVMGGAAHSGHGN
- the cyoB gene encoding cytochrome o ubiquinol oxidase subunit I — its product is MLGKLSLSAIPYHDHIVMGAVYGSLLAGFVIIVLITYFKKWPYLWKEWLTTVDHKKIGIMYIILAMVMLLRGFSDAIMMRAQQAMALGANPGFLPPDHFNQVFSAHGTIMILFMAMPFLSGLMNIVVPQQIGARDVAFPFLNAVSLWLSAAGAMLVMVSLGVGEFSRAGWSGYTPLSGLAYSPDTGVDYWIWSLQISGAGTLLTGINFLATILKMRAPGMTLMRMPLFTWTAVFTNVLIIFAFPMLTVALALLTLDRYCGMHFFTNDMGGNTMMYINLFWTWGHPEVYIVILPAFGIFSEVVATFSRKKLFGYHSLVYATGAIMFLSFAVWVHHFFTMGTSANVNIFFGISTMLIAIPTGVKVFNWLFTMYRGRVRITTPLLWTLGFLSTFVIGGLTGVLLSMPPADYVLHNSMFLIAHFHNMLVPGVLFGFMAGYAYWFPKAIGFRLNETWGKFSFWFWLSGFYLAFIPLYILGFMGMPRRMQHYDNPAWQPYLIVAAIGTLLILLGIGCMVMQLLVSIRDRRANRDLTGDAWDGRTLEWLTASPPAVYNFAVVPVVEDLDAFWDMKQKGTAYLKPDRYEDIEMPKNNPYGLAVGVVCFVFGFAMIWHIWWMAGVSFLALIATVIARACNDDTHEIIPAAEVERIEGLRSQGMA
- the cyoC gene encoding cytochrome o ubiquinol oxidase subunit III, which codes for MQTQSSAMPEHEVHDTAQTQALGFWLYLMSDLVMFSGLFATYVVMAHNYAGGPTGKELFNLTDALLETMLLLFSSVAFGLGMVGMHKGDKRMLLAGLAAALLLGLGFVGMEAAEFSHMISQGAGPQRSGFLSAFFTLVGTHGLHVSFGILWMVVMMAQIATKGLTAPVQARLVRLGMFWHFLDIVWICLFSIVYLMGVL
- the cyoD gene encoding cytochrome o ubiquinol oxidase subunit IV codes for the protein MSQTHQNNAGAGSGSIKSYATGFILSLVLTAIPFFLVMNGTLSHSGTVFCIFATAVLQIFVQLHYFLHLDTSSAMYWNLMSLLFTFFIIFLFVGGSIWIMHSMHYRM
- the cyoE gene encoding heme o synthase, which gives rise to MDHAQYALQDVRSQDVLRNYFLVTKPRLVAANLISAAGGFFLAAQGHVSAVLFLSLMAGMSCIVASGCVLNNYIDRYIDRGMARTRGRALATGAISLRGSLVYAAALGLAGAAILLSGTNALCAVIALLGFVVYVCVYSLYLKRNSAYSTVIGSLAGAAPPLAAYCAVRNDFDLGALIVLGIFSLWQIPHSYAITIFRYNDYAAVSIPVMPVKAGIAATKKHIVWHIAAFILAAQLLTVFGYAGYAYLAVSTVLGLCWLATALHGYRADDDRAWARRVYLFSILTIFILSVMMSVDFARPVV
- a CDS encoding ABC transporter substrate-binding protein, whose protein sequence is MPSRIRIVISALAVILAVWSGGPAQAEALKKASLIPQWEPQAQFAGYYVAKAKGFYEKRGVDMDILRGGPSSPPSKLLAEGKALFGTMFLASAVMERSKGLELVNLAQVMRGSTFLLVARKSGNITRPKDFNGKRVSLWGKEFSLQAEEFFKNAGVQVQRLPQGFTVDLFLRGGVDVVSAMYYNEYHVLLNSGLDPEDLTLFPLRDYGLDYPEDGIYCLDSTLKADPELCSAVADASLEGWRYAFEHPEEALDIVMGHVEAARLPTNRMHQKWMLERLREAMLPTAGRQGPGPLLAGEFEAVSRTLAKAGLLQNPVSFEEFHVPPR